The stretch of DNA CAGTCACCAAAAGTGCACATTGATCGGCTAATGACGATTGCGGCACCTTTTAATATGGAATCAACGAGTACCACGACGAAGACTGGCATGTTTAAGGAACTGTATCAATATCGACAAGGGCTCCCAGATAGTCTGACTGCTTACTCGATTGCGGGTACTGAAAACTACACAAGTGACGGCACCGTCCCGTATAACAGTGTTAATTTTGGTAAGTATATTTTTCAAGATGAGGTTAAGCATTTTACGGAAATCACAGTGACCGGTGCCAATACGGCACATTCAGATTTACCGCAAAATAAGCAAATCGTTGCCTTGATTCGACAATACTTGTTGGACGAAAATGTCCCTAATAAAATTCGGAAACAAAATCAGCAACAAATGCGCCAATAACAAAATGAGCCTGGGAAAATTGAAGTGCAATAGAAAAGTTAGACAAATGGTAATTTAATTTATGCTGCTAAGGCTTGAGTCCTGTAACTTATAGGGCTTAAGCCTTTTGTCTTCATTGAAATTCGATCATGATTAAACCATTCAATATAAGCGTTTAGGATACCGCGTAATTCGGTAATATTCTTGATCTTGTATTGGTTCAAACACTCCCGCTTAAGTAGACTAAAGAAACTCTCTACGGGTGCGTTATCATGACAATTCCCTTTTCGGGACATGCTTTGAATAATGCCCATTTCTTTGAGCTTTGATTGATAACCAGGAATTTGATATTGCCATCCTTGGTCGGAATGGAGGATTGGGTGAAGATCATTTGGAATATGCTTTTGGGCTGTCCTTAAGGTCGCTTTGATTAGCTTCTTATTAGGTGAATAACTTGTCACTGCTGAGAGCACTTCCTTACTGGCTTCGTCAATAATGACTGAGATATAGCTCCATTTACCATTATATAGTGCCACTTGGGTTACATCAGTGTGCAAGACAGTTAAAGGCTTGGTGGCGTTGAACTTTTGTTTGAGCAAGTTCGGCGCAATCTTACCAACGGTCCCCTTATAGGAGCTATATTTGCCAGTATGTTTGGAGAATAAGGTCACTTTAAGATCCATATCGGTCATGATTTTTCGAATTGTTTCTTCGGAATACGTGAATCCAGCATCGATGGCCTCTTTATGCATACGTCGATAACCATAGCTGGCTCCAGAATTAACATATTCCTGTCGAATAAAATGTTTGACCTTAGCGTATTTATCAGGTTTGTGGTTACGCTTTAAACGGTCATAATAAGTCGCTCTAGGCAATTTAAGCTTGCGTAGTAGT from Lactiplantibacillus brownii encodes:
- a CDS encoding IS3 family transposase — protein: MKELLRKLKLPRATYYDRLKRNHKPDKYAKVKHFIRQEYVNSGASYGYRRMHKEAIDAGFTYSEETIRKIMTDMDLKVTLFSKHTGKYSSYKGTVGKIAPNLLKQKFNATKPLTVLHTDVTQVALYNGKWSYISVIIDEASKEVLSAVTSYSPNKKLIKATLRTAQKHIPNDLHPILHSDQGWQYQIPGYQSKLKEMGIIQSMSRKGNCHDNAPVESFFSLLKRECLNQYKIKNITELRGILNAYIEWFNHDRISMKTKGLSPISYRTQALAA